In Marasmius oreades isolate 03SP1 chromosome 1, whole genome shotgun sequence, one DNA window encodes the following:
- a CDS encoding uncharacterized protein (BUSCO:EOG092634ZL) — translation MSDVEMEHGGLAYDPDQDPDEKRRVRKGYRDFDKKFEGSTQYSTEWLMEGVKQSDEMFRHVKNPGEATLDSNILVRLTTTAHQNARNLKSGSGAFDVDDFVSRLVTFMGGRKIEKRNPNFSDDDSDDESPLEWEKIGRKALAKSRRVPVVGFMLGPLSVEQKKRAAVKRAKLEKNKADERKPQELKEEDISRSENETTKNVSIIAKRLEEEGEINLFRFVINPNDFAQSVENMFYLSFLIRDGKVALESNEHGEPMIYMCSQPSQEDFENGLRKRQLVFEFDMETWRQAIEVFNIKKPKIPQRAPSKMRIGDKWYG, via the exons ATGTCAGACGTCGAAATGGAGCATGGAG GACTCGCCTACGACCCGGATCAAGATCCTGACGAAAAACGACGCGTGCGGAAAGGTTATCGAGACTTCGACAAGAAATTTGAAG GGAGTACCCAATACTCCACCGAATGGCTTATGGAAGGTGTTAAGCAGAGCGATGAGATGTTTCGACATG TGAAGAATCCCGGCGAAGCCACTCTTGATTCGAATATTTTAGTCCGGCTGACGACCACCGCCCATCAAAATGCTCGTAACCTGAAGTCAGGCTCTGGCGCCTTTGATGTGGACGACTTTGTTTCCCGACTTGTCACCTTCATGGGTGGACGCAAGATAGAAAAACGAAATCCCAACTTCTCGGATGACGACAGCGACGACGAATCTCCCCTAGAATGGGAGAAAATTGGAAGAAAAGCCCTCGCAAAGAGCCGGCGAGTGCCTGTCGTTGGATTCAT GCTTGGTCCCCTCTCGGTCGAACAAAAGAAGCGAGCTGCTGTCAAACGTGCAAAACTCGAGAAAAATAAGGCTGACGAGAGAAAGCCTCAGGAATTGAAGGAGGAAGACATTTCGCGATCCGAGAATGAGACGACAAAGAACGTGTCTATA ATCGCCAAACGTCTCGAGGAAGAGGGGGAGATAAACTTGTTCCGTTTTGTCATTAATCCAAATGATTTTGCACAATCGGTCGAGAATATGTTTTACCTCTCTTTTCTGATCAGGGATGGGAAGGTCGCACTGGAATCCAACGAGCACGGAGAGCCCATGATTT ATATGTGCAGTCAACCATCCCAAGAAGACTTTGAGAATGGATTACGGAAGCGTCAGCTTGTGTTTGAATTTGACATGGAAACTTGGAGG CAAGCCATTGAAGTCTTTAACATAAAGAAACCGAAAATTCCGCAGCGGGCACCCTCAAAGATGAGAATTGGTGATAAGTGGTATGGTTAA
- the RPS5 gene encoding ribosomal protein S5, translating into MAATTLPKEISKLGGEVKLFGKWDTQDVEVKDISLTDYIQVRHAVYLPHTAGRYAKKQFKKAQMPIVERLVDSLMMNGRNNGKKLLAVRIVAHAFEIIHLLSDQNPIQVLVDAIVNTGPREDSTRIGSQGTVRRQAVDVSPLRRVNQSIALLTVGTRESAFRNVKSIAECLADELINAAKGSSNSYAIKKKDELERVAKSNR; encoded by the exons ATGGCCGCAACAACACTGCCCAAGGAAATTTCGAAACTCGGCGGGGAAGTCAAGCTTTTTGGAAAGTGGGATACTCAAGA TGTTGAAGTCAAGGACATCTCCCTCACGGACTATATCCAAGTCCGTCACGCGGTTTACCTCCCTCATACCGCTGGTCGTTACGCCAAAAAGCAATTCAAGAAGGCCCAGATGCCTATCGTTGAGCGATTGGTCGACAG CTTGATGATGAATGGTCGTAACAACGGCAAGAAGCTTCTCGCAGTCCGCATTGTCGCCCACGCTTTCGAAATTATACACCTCCTTTCCGACCAGAACCCCATACAA GTTTTGGTAGATGCTATCGTCAACACTGGTCCTCGTGAAGATTCGACGCGTATCGGTTCTCAGGGAACTGTCCGTCGTCAGGCCGTCGATGTTTCCCCTTTGAGACGGGTGAACCAGTCGATTGCTCTGCTCACCGTCGGC ACAAGGGAGTCTGCATTCCGGAACGTCAAGTCGATCGCTGAGTGTCTCGCAGATGAGCTCATCAATGCCGCAAAGGGTTCTTCTAACTCGTACGCCATCAAG AAAAAGGACGAACTCGAACGTGTTGCCAAATCCAACCGGTAA